The region GCCAGCATTCGAACCTGGGCATCAAGGTTGCGCCGCCTAGCCTGGACATCGCTCAGAGCGTGGCCTGGAAAGACGGCATTGTCGATCGTCTTACCAGCGGTGTTGCTGCCCTGCTGAAAAAGCACGGGGTCAAGGTGATCCACGGCTGGGCAAAAATCCTTGATGGCAAAAGTGTTGAGGTCGATGGCCAACGTATCCAGTGCGAGCACATGTTGCTGGCAACCGGCTCCAGCACGGTCGAATTGCCGATGCTGCCTTTGGGTGGCGCGGTTATCTCATCTACCGAAGCGCTGGCTCCCAACGCCTTGCCCCAACGCCTGACGGTGGTTGGCGGCGGCTACATTGGCCTGGAACTGGGAATCGCCTACAGCAAACTCGGCGTGGACGTCAGTGTGGTCGAAGCCCGCGAGCGTATTTTGCCAACCTACGACAGCGAGCTGACGGCGCCGGTCGCCGAGTCGATCAAGAAACTCGGCATCACCCTTTACCTCAAGCACAGTGTTGAAGGCTTCGACGCCGACAACAAGCTGCTGCAAGTGCGTGATCCAGCGGGGGCGATGCTGCAGATTGCAACCGATCAGGTGTTGGTCGCCGTGGGTCGCAAGCCTCGTACCCAAGGTTTCAATTTGGAAAACCTGGGGCTGAAAATGAACGGTGCAGCGGTCGCCGTCGATGAACGTTGCCAGACCAGCATGCGTAACGTCTGGGCCATCGGTGACCTGAGCGGTGAACCGATGCTTGCTCATCGCGCCATGGCCCAGGGCGAAATGGTTGCCGAGATCATCGCCGGAAAAGCCCGTCGCTTCGAACCCACTGCGATTGCCGCCGTGTGCTTCACCGACCCAGAACTGGTGGTGGTCGGCAAGACCCCGAACGCTGTCGAAGAGGAAGGCCTGGACTGCATCGTCGCGCAATTCCCCTTTGCCGCCAACGGCCGAGCCATGACCCTGGAATCGAAAAGTGGCTTCGTCCGTGTCGTCGCCCGTCGTGACAATCATTTGATCCTGGGCTGGCAAGCTGTCGGTGTCGGCGTCTCGGAGTTGTCGACGGCCTTTGCGCAATCACTGGAAATGGGCGCACGCCTGGAAGACGTGGCGGGCACTATCCATGCCCACCCAACCCTGGGCGAAGCCGTCCAGGAAGCGGCATTGCGGGCGCTTGGTCACGCCCTGCATCTGTAACCTGTAACACACTGAAGCGGCCAAGGCCGATTTGACCCGCTGTGCGAGCGCGCAGCGGGTATTTTTTTGCCGTTACCCGCCACTACCGTGGTTCAACGCACCGGCAGACGTTGCGCTTCAGCCTTGATCCAGTTGATGAATGCCTGCACTTCAGGGCGCTGCATAATGTCGGGACGACTGACCAGGTAGTAGGCGAAGCGCGAGGGCCAGGGCTTGTCCAGGGCGACGATCAACCTGCCGGAGTCGATATCGTCCTGAGCATGCGTATCCTGGACCAGCGCAATGCCCTGGCCGGCCGCCGCCGCGCGCAACAGCAGCAAGTCGTCTTCGAAGCTCATCCCGCGCTGCGCCTCGTCGCCTGCCTGCGCACCATGGGCCTGCAACCACAGCGGCCAATCGGCACGATCACTGTCTTGCAGTAGTGGGTAATCCAGACAATCAACCGGCTCCTTGATAGCCGGGCCCTGGGCCAGCAATTGTGGACTTGCCACCGGCAAGAGTACCGGCGCCATCAGCCGAATCGACTCAAGCCCTGCGTAGCTGCCAAGGCCGTGACGCAGAGCGATATCAACGCGGTCGCGATTGAAGTCCACAAGCTTGGCCGAAGCTTCGACACGCACCTCAATGTGCGGATGCTGGGTACTGAAAGCGCCGATCCTCGGCACCAGCCAGGACGCTGCAAACGAAGGCACTGTGCTGATGGTCAGCGTTTTTTCTAACGAGAAGTTTTCCAGCGTCGAGTAGGACTTCTCAATCAGATCAAAACCACGCAGCAGACTGGCGTGCACCCGCGCTCCTGCCTCGGTGAGATGGACGCCGTGATGGCCACGCACAAACAGCACAACCCCGACGCGTTCCTCCAGCAAACGTATCTGCTGGCTGATCGCTCCTGGGGTCACGCCCAAACGTTCGGCCGCCGCCTTCAGGCTGCCCAGCCGTCCGGTTTCGGTAAAGGCACGCAATGCCAACAACGGTAAAACGGCTCCCACAGGCCAACCTCAGGTTAGAAATTCTAAATCCACAGAAGAGAAATCATCGTTTTTCAAGCCTACCGCTGCTCACTAGGATAGAGGCCACGACATCAACTGAATAGCCCATGCAGCGCAGGAAGCGAACGATGAACGACCCCACACTGACGCTTTACACCGATAGCTCACCTAATGGCTTCAAAATCACCATCGCCCTTGAAGAACTCGGCTTGCCCTACGCACTCAAGCATGTCCACATCGATCAGGGCGAGCATCATGACCCTGCGTTTCTTCAACTCAATCCGCATGCGCGCATTCCCGTGCTGGTGGACCAGCACTCGGGCATCACCCTTTTCGAGTCCGCGGCGATCCTGCTGTACCTGGCAGAAAAAACCGGTCGACTGCTGCCAAGCGATCCGACCTCGCGCTGGGCGGCTATCAAATGGCTGATGTTCCACGCCTCGAGCATGGGGCCGATTCTCGGTCAACGCGTGCATTTCGAATTGTTCGAGCACCCTCCCCACCAGTCCGCTATCGAACGCTATCGACACCTCACGGAAGAGACCTTCGCCACCCTGAACGACCAGTTGGAGCACAACCGCTGGCTGGCCGGCCAGGAGTACAGCATCGCCGACATTGCCACCTTCGGATGGATGCACATCGCACACATCATCGACTTCGACTTCAGTCGTTTCAAACACCTGAACGCCTGGTATGAGCGCATGGAGCTACGGCCCGCCGTGCAGCGCGGCATCAGCTTGCCGCTACCGGCAACCGGTCCGTGACATTCATCTGGAGAGCATCGACATGAACCACACTGTAATTGGCAATACCCCGGCTACCAGCGGCGCCAGCGCTTCGGCATTTGTTGCGCACCCTGGCTACCAGCGAATGTTCGCTGCAGGTGAACTGACCCTGGGCATGTTTCTGCCATTACGCTTTTATCAGGGCGACCTGAGCGTACTTGCGGGCCAGGCCGATCTTGTCGGCGAAATCGACCGCCTTGGGTTCGCTGCCGTCTGGGTACGGGACGTTCCGCTGTACGATCCGTCCTTCGGCGATGCCGGGCAAGTTTTTGACCCCTTCACCTACCTGGCCTACCTGGCCGCGAAGACCAAACGAATCGCCCTGGCCACTGGCAGCGCGATCTTTTCCCTGCGCCACCCTATCGACCTGGCCAAGGCCGCGTCGACCATCGACCAACTCAGCGGTGGGCGCCTGGTCATGGGCATCGCCTCGGGCGACCGTCCCGTGGAGTTTCCCGCGTATGGTTTGGAGCACAGCGAGCGCGGCGAACGTTTCGCCGACGCGGTGGATTACTTTCGGCAACTGCTGCAAGGCACCCAAACGAACATCGCCTCATCACTGGGCAACCTCAGCGCCGCGCAGCTACTACCCAGGCCTGCTACTGGCAACATTCCCTTGCTTGTCACCGGCTCATCCCGTCAATCAATGCCGTGGCTGGCCGAGCATGCCGACGGTTGGCTGACCTACCCCCAAGCCACCCACTCAGCTTCGGGTCCACGGCAACTTGCAGAAAAAATTCAGGCCTGGCGCAGCCAGATTCCGGACCAGGGCTTTCGCCCTCACGTTACCAATGAATGGATCGATCTGGATGAAGACGCGAACTTCCCACGTACACCACTACGCGGTGGATATGTGCTGCGCACCGGACGCAAGGGCTTGATTGAATTGCTCGGTGAATGGCGCGATGCCGGTGTGAACCATGCAGCGCTAGGCATTCACCTGGCCCAGCGTCCCGCGCAAGAAATAATCCAGGAGCTGGGCGAAGAAGTGCTGCCGTTGTTTCCCGCGCACACCGGACCTTTACCTCTGAACCAGAACTGGTAGGCACAGCCTGGAATCCTGTGCACATCGCGGTGAAACTACTCACACACCCTGTTTTTGCCGGCCGCTTTTGCCCGGTACAAGGCTTGGTCCGCGCGTGTCAGTATTTGCGCGTGGTCTTCCCCCTCCTGAAGCTGTACCACGCCATAGCTCATGGTCAATGGGTACTCGCCCACGGAGGGCGCCTGTTCCAATGCCTGACGAATGGTGGCGGCCAATCGCCGGGCCTGCTCGAGCGAGGAGTCGACCATCACCACAACAAACTCATCCCCTCCCCAACGGGCCAACAGGTCGGTGCTGTGCAGGCATTCTCGAACTCGCCCGACGATATCGATCAACGCACTGTCGCCACGGCCATGGCCGTAACGGTCGTTGATTGGCTTGAAATCATCCACATCCATCACAATCAGCGACAACGGCTGGCGAAAACGCCGCGCGCGTTCACATTCCTGCTGCAGGACTTTCTCCAGGCGATAGCGGTTGGCGATCAAGGTCAGCGCATCACGCTCAGCCAGGTCACGATTCTCGTCCAGCTGACGCTGCAATTGTTGATTGACCCAGGACAACTCGCGCGTGCGCTCCGCCACCAATGCCTCTAGCGAGGAGTTCTGATGCTCCAACTGCTGAACCAGGCGCTTGCTGGCATCAATGTTGCGATGAGCCCCGAGCATCCGCGCAACTGAACCGTCGGCATTGCGCGCAATAATATGACCGCTGTCTTCGATCCATAGGTAACTGCCATCCCGGCATTTACAGCGGTATTGCACCTTGTACTGCTCAGCGCGCTGCGTGATATAAGCCTCGAAATGCTCCATCACCCGTGGGTAGTCTTCAGGATGAATCACACTCTCCCAGGTGAACACCGAGTTATCCAAGGAGTGGCTGGAATACCCAAGCATCTTGTACCAACCAGGGTTGCGATAGACATAGCCCGTATTGGCATTCCAATCCCAGATACCGTCACTGATCAAATCCAGCAAGGTTTGCAGTTGAGCGCCTTCAAACGCAACGGATGGAACATTCGGTACTGCCGATTCAGGTGCTTGACTCATGGACCCTCTCCCTTGTCCTGGACGACTTCGCCCCAGTCCGCCCGCGCAACGTTCACCGGGCACTGTTCAACAGTTCAAAATCAAATTTGGGCACATAGACGCCAGCGAGTAAGTGCGGACAACTCGAGGTGACAAAATCATCACTCAACAGATCATGTGAGCTTTTGTACTTATCGGTCAGAACCCCGGTAGCGCCGAGCAGCGTATGAGACAACGACGATATGCTGATTTTCTGATGTTCTCTATCCTTCAGCTTCATAAGGTTAAGTGACGGCTGACTCCTGACATTGTCCGATGCCCAAATGAATGCCGAGACCAGCAGATCATACTCATTACCCATGCCGTGGCCTAACAACTCGCGGTTATCGTCCAACAAGTTTTCGCCATGATCCGAGGAATAGAACAATAGTGAGGGCTTCTCGCTACGTTTGAGCCTGTCGATAATTGTCCCTAGCAGCCAATCGGTGTACAGCACCGTATTGTCATACTCTGCGGTAATTTTTTCCTTGGCACTATTGGAGGATGGCGTGAACAGCTTGAAGTCATCCGGGTATCGGCGCGAGTAGTCGAAATGACTGCCTTTCACGTGAATGAATATGGCCTGCTTCTCTCCCGCCCCGTTGCTCAGGATTTTCTCGTACGCAGGAATCAATGCACCATCGAAGCTTCTTTCAAAGTATTGACGGTGGTTGGCCTCTGCAGCTATTTGCGGAATGATACCGCCGAAGCTATCGACCTCCTGTACCGACAACCAATAGGTTTTGTACCCGGCTGCACGATAGATACCCACCAGCGATTTGGTCGAGGCAATCGAATCCCAATCCGAGATGGGCTCCAGGCTGAGCATCGAGGGTACCGCCACGGCTGTGTAGGGGGCGGTCGTACACATACGATTGAACTTGAAGATGCCTGTTTGCTTATCCAGGTTTGGTGTAGTTTTTTTGTCGTAGCCGTACAACGACCAATTATGCGGTCGCGACGATTCACCGATCACGAAGACCAGGGTTTCTATGGGTGGCTTGGTCGGCACAGTCATCAACTTTACTTCCGATGCCTGCCGTTGCTTGATCAGTTTTTTGGATTCACCGTATATATGCGCAGTCAGGCCTGCCTGGGACAAGTAACCTACCGGCGTGCTTTGATCCTTGGCAACCAGATCAAGCACCGCGTGTGCTCCCAGAGAGTTGACCTTCACGGTCTTGTAAAAGTACGCCCCATAGCCCAACACCAAGGCACAAAGGGTCAAAACAAAAATACCTTTATTTGTATACTGATCACGCTTGTACAGCCCTATCAGCCCGGCCCCGTAGCAAATTAAAAAGGTGACAAGCACGAAGCTGATGGGCTGCCAATAGGTCGGCAAGAAATCGTCCGCCTCCCGGTAGTTGGTCATACCGATAAAAAGATAGGCAGCCGTCAGTCTTGAATTGAAATTCAGCACCAGAAACAAATCGACGGCGGCCAGCAGGTAAAACGGCAGCAGAACAAGATGAAGTTTGAACTGACTGACCGGGGCGAACCTGATAGCCAACAACCAGAGCAATGAAATGCCCATGGTATAAAAAGCCAGCAAATCAATTTGTGAGTACTGATAATTTGTAATCAGCCTAATGATCAAGGGCGATAGCAAGTACGCCCATAACACTAAGTTTTGCCACTCTGCCTTGAATACTTTCACTGCAAAACCGAACACATTGGCTGAGGTTTTCATCTTTTAATTATTCTCATGGATTACCTGCTCGCTGCCCCAAGCGTAGCTTCAGTTTGCACGCGATGCCACGGGGGTTGGGGCGAGGTAAACGAGAAATGACCCGGTGCGTCCAGCACCGGGTACCTTGCAAACACTGTCTTTACATGTCGAAGGCAGAAGGCAGAACGATCATGTCGCGGATGGTCACATGACGGGGTCGGGTCAGGATATACATCACTGCGTCGGCCACTTCACAGGGGTTGATAATACTTCCACTCTCTTTTGCTTTTTTCAGGTTTTCTTCAGGCCAATCGGCGAGTAGCGCGCTGAGCACAGGCCCTGGCGACACCGCAGAAACGCGAATGCCATGTTTGTTGACCTGGCGCCGAACCGTCTGCACAAAACAATTGATAGCCCATTTGGAGGCAGCATATACAGGCTCCCAAGAGACGGGGAAGTGACCTGCCACTGAACCGGTGACGACGATGTCTCCAGTCCC is a window of Pseudomonas sp. DG56-2 DNA encoding:
- a CDS encoding diguanylate cyclase domain-containing protein; protein product: MSQAPESAVPNVPSVAFEGAQLQTLLDLISDGIWDWNANTGYVYRNPGWYKMLGYSSHSLDNSVFTWESVIHPEDYPRVMEHFEAYITQRAEQYKVQYRCKCRDGSYLWIEDSGHIIARNADGSVARMLGAHRNIDASKRLVQQLEHQNSSLEALVAERTRELSWVNQQLQRQLDENRDLAERDALTLIANRYRLEKVLQQECERARRFRQPLSLIVMDVDDFKPINDRYGHGRGDSALIDIVGRVRECLHSTDLLARWGGDEFVVVMVDSSLEQARRLAATIRQALEQAPSVGEYPLTMSYGVVQLQEGEDHAQILTRADQALYRAKAAGKNRVCE
- a CDS encoding phosphoethanolamine transferase — translated: MKTSANVFGFAVKVFKAEWQNLVLWAYLLSPLIIRLITNYQYSQIDLLAFYTMGISLLWLLAIRFAPVSQFKLHLVLLPFYLLAAVDLFLVLNFNSRLTAAYLFIGMTNYREADDFLPTYWQPISFVLVTFLICYGAGLIGLYKRDQYTNKGIFVLTLCALVLGYGAYFYKTVKVNSLGAHAVLDLVAKDQSTPVGYLSQAGLTAHIYGESKKLIKQRQASEVKLMTVPTKPPIETLVFVIGESSRPHNWSLYGYDKKTTPNLDKQTGIFKFNRMCTTAPYTAVAVPSMLSLEPISDWDSIASTKSLVGIYRAAGYKTYWLSVQEVDSFGGIIPQIAAEANHRQYFERSFDGALIPAYEKILSNGAGEKQAIFIHVKGSHFDYSRRYPDDFKLFTPSSNSAKEKITAEYDNTVLYTDWLLGTIIDRLKRSEKPSLLFYSSDHGENLLDDNRELLGHGMGNEYDLLVSAFIWASDNVRSQPSLNLMKLKDREHQKISISSLSHTLLGATGVLTDKYKSSHDLLSDDFVTSSCPHLLAGVYVPKFDFELLNSAR
- a CDS encoding glutathione S-transferase family protein, whose amino-acid sequence is MNDPTLTLYTDSSPNGFKITIALEELGLPYALKHVHIDQGEHHDPAFLQLNPHARIPVLVDQHSGITLFESAAILLYLAEKTGRLLPSDPTSRWAAIKWLMFHASSMGPILGQRVHFELFEHPPHQSAIERYRHLTEETFATLNDQLEHNRWLAGQEYSIADIATFGWMHIAHIIDFDFSRFKHLNAWYERMELRPAVQRGISLPLPATGP
- the lpdA gene encoding dihydrolipoyl dehydrogenase, whose protein sequence is MQQTQNTTLLIIGGGPGGYVAAIRAGQLGIPTILVEGQALGGTCLNVGCIPSKALIHVAEQFHQTRQHSQHSNLGIKVAPPSLDIAQSVAWKDGIVDRLTSGVAALLKKHGVKVIHGWAKILDGKSVEVDGQRIQCEHMLLATGSSTVELPMLPLGGAVISSTEALAPNALPQRLTVVGGGYIGLELGIAYSKLGVDVSVVEARERILPTYDSELTAPVAESIKKLGITLYLKHSVEGFDADNKLLQVRDPAGAMLQIATDQVLVAVGRKPRTQGFNLENLGLKMNGAAVAVDERCQTSMRNVWAIGDLSGEPMLAHRAMAQGEMVAEIIAGKARRFEPTAIAAVCFTDPELVVVGKTPNAVEEEGLDCIVAQFPFAANGRAMTLESKSGFVRVVARRDNHLILGWQAVGVGVSELSTAFAQSLEMGARLEDVAGTIHAHPTLGEAVQEAALRALGHALHL
- a CDS encoding LLM class oxidoreductase; this encodes MNHTVIGNTPATSGASASAFVAHPGYQRMFAAGELTLGMFLPLRFYQGDLSVLAGQADLVGEIDRLGFAAVWVRDVPLYDPSFGDAGQVFDPFTYLAYLAAKTKRIALATGSAIFSLRHPIDLAKAASTIDQLSGGRLVMGIASGDRPVEFPAYGLEHSERGERFADAVDYFRQLLQGTQTNIASSLGNLSAAQLLPRPATGNIPLLVTGSSRQSMPWLAEHADGWLTYPQATHSASGPRQLAEKIQAWRSQIPDQGFRPHVTNEWIDLDEDANFPRTPLRGGYVLRTGRKGLIELLGEWRDAGVNHAALGIHLAQRPAQEIIQELGEEVLPLFPAHTGPLPLNQNW
- a CDS encoding LysR substrate-binding domain-containing protein, with translation MGAVLPLLALRAFTETGRLGSLKAAAERLGVTPGAISQQIRLLEERVGVVLFVRGHHGVHLTEAGARVHASLLRGFDLIEKSYSTLENFSLEKTLTISTVPSFAASWLVPRIGAFSTQHPHIEVRVEASAKLVDFNRDRVDIALRHGLGSYAGLESIRLMAPVLLPVASPQLLAQGPAIKEPVDCLDYPLLQDSDRADWPLWLQAHGAQAGDEAQRGMSFEDDLLLLRAAAAGQGIALVQDTHAQDDIDSGRLIVALDKPWPSRFAYYLVSRPDIMQRPEVQAFINWIKAEAQRLPVR